DNA from Thunnus maccoyii chromosome 5, fThuMac1.1, whole genome shotgun sequence:
cgtcaATCGCTCTGCTAATAAAGCAGTgaaggacagtgagaagatcttttCTGACCTGATCTGTCTCATCCGGAAAAGAAgttctgatgtgaagcagcagatcagatcccagcaggaaactgaagtgagacgagtcaaagagcttcaggagaagctggagcaggagatcactgagctgaagaggaaagacataaaactgaagcagctctcacacacagaggatcacaaagagtttctacacaactacccctcactgtcacaactcagtgcatctacagactcatccagcatcaatatccgtcctctaagatactttgaggatgtgacagcagctgtgtcagagctcagagttAAACTACAGGACGTCCTGAGGGAGAAAAGGACAACCATCTCACGGGCAGTGACTGAAGCTTTACTGTCAGAAGCAGagcccaagaccagagctggattcttaaaatattcatgtgaaatcacactggatccaaacacagcatacacatatttgttattatctgaggggaacagaaaagcaacataCATGAGTCAACCACAGTCTTCtcgtcacccagacagattcactaaTTGGagtcaggtcctgagtagagagagtctgactggacgttgttactgggaggtggagtggagagggagaggagttCGTGTAGCAGttgcatacaagaatatcagcagagcaaGAAACTCAAATGAATGTGGATTTGGATTTAATGATAAATCTTGGATGTTAGATTGTAACACtaacagttatacattttggtTCAACAACATCAGAACTCccgtctcaggtcctggttcctccagagtaggagtgtacctggatcacagagcaggtattctgtccttctacagtgtctctgaaaccatgactctcctccacagagtccagaccacattcactcagcctctctatgctggacttcGTCCTTATTATTATGGAGTCACAGCTGAGttgtgtaaactcaaatagacagaagtcatttcagacttcatgtgtcagattctgttgtaattcttcatgtttttgtctccattgtttctgagagctcgttgctgtggtgtttctgaactgcacagagatcaactgtcaatcaaactgggattgtcaacacttattttcttttcatttgttgttcttttaatgttttgagtttctttaaatgtcactttttgctgtgtgtttttatccatggaggctatcactgctcatgatgatgtttttaaccttcactgatgtttcttcagatgaaaatgtgaacttctctttgttctaaatgttagtttcatgtttgtattgatgtatttgtgtgctgttgtttctcttccaccTCAGtgtcttaaacagagaaaacagcagaacttccttcatcatagatattttgttctcatcactttgtagattcataaagaaatgtacaatcaaactgtaattatcatgataataatcatttattatgttcttgtacattgtgggttaaactaactgattgtgtggatgaagtgaatccgtacatgaaatcattgaacaagagtcatttaacagactttactgatcggatgtgtgaacaatctgaagctttacataatcaataaagttattatttcaacattgaacaaagtgttttcttctgtcttcatctcagggtctcattcaaagcttctggagaaaatattgaaactaaaatgagagtttatttgaggcagttttcctcctgaaacaccacaaagtacagagttcatgttcagagcagacgaacgtttgtcagtcagtctctgtactttcagctttcttcactaaaacattttaatgctttcAACACATTATACTGTTGAATAGTCTAATCAatagcaatatatatataacaaactgatcaaatgttttatatgtaaaatattgatctgaaaagtaattaaagttgtcaaataaatgtagttgagtagaaagtacaatatttccctctgagatgtagtggagtggaagtataaagtagcatcacatggaaatactcaagtaaggtataagtacctcaaaattgtacttaagtacagtacttcagtaaatgtacttagttactttccatcactgcttgTTACTCAGGAGATTTAACACTGGCTGTTGTAACTCCATCTCAAACTGAAATGTGCTCCATCTAGTGGTTACTGGTTATaacaacaag
Protein-coding regions in this window:
- the LOC121896810 gene encoding tripartite motif-containing protein 16-like — translated: MAQKGDQLDRETFSCSICLDLLKDPVAIPCGHSYCMSCIKKHWNEENQRKIYSCPQCRQTFAPRPVLVKNTMLVALVEQLKKTGLQAAPADHCYAGPEDVACDVCTGRKLKALTSCLVCLASYCEKHLQPHFESATFKKHKLVNPLEKLQENICSRHDEVMKMFCRTDQQSICYLCSVDEHKSHDTVSAAAERTERQRELKVSRQNIQQRIQDREKDVKMLQQEVEAVNRSANKAVKDSEKIFSDLICLIRKRSSDVKQQIRSQQETEVRRVKELQEKLEQEITELKRKDIKLKQLSHTEDHKEFLHNYPSLSQLSASTDSSSINIRPLRYFEDVTAAVSELRVKLQDVLREKRTTISRAVTEALLSEAEPKTRAGFLKYSCEITLDPNTAYTYLLLSEGNRKATYMSQPQSSRHPDRFTNWSQVLSRESLTGRCYWEVEWRGRGVRVAVAYKNISRARNSNECGFGFNDKSWMLDCNTNSYTFWFNNIRTPVSGPGSSRVGVYLDHRAGILSFYSVSETMTLLHRVQTTFTQPLYAGLRPYYYGVTAELCKLK